The Flammeovirga yaeyamensis genome segment TTCTTCGTAAGTTTGAATGATACCGTCTGTTTTATAGCCATAGAAAGCTCCTAATGGTTGTCCTGGCATTAATACTGTAATAGGAGTTCTAAATTTTTCTACTGTACCTCCGTACCAATCAAATCCATCAGTGTTTCCGATATCAACTACTTCATTTCTATTTTTCGAAATCATACCTCTCACACTCCAATCCCAATCTTTCGATTCGATTACTGCATAATCCAAACTTAATTCTACACCTGTGTTTTTGATTTCACCATCATTCACCCACATCATATCGTACCCAGAACTTGGAGCGATTTGCTCTCTTCTTAATAGATCTGTTGTGTACTTATGGTAAACCTCAGCTGTCAACATTACTTTAGATTTAAACAATCCAATATCTATACCTAAGTTAGCTGTTGTAGTTGTTTCCCATTTCAAATCTTGGTTGGCCATTCCTTCCCAAATTTTATAAATACCATCAGGAGAGTAAGAATATACACCTGGACCAAAACCTGTTGTAAATGTACCATCTGCTGTTGGGTTAGGATAACGACCTGTACCATATCTTTCATCAATTCTATAAGCAGGAAGACCTTGGTTACCAGCCTGACCCCATGAAGCTCTCACTTTCAATTGAGAAACCACATCTGAGTTCTTCAAGAATTCTTCATTTTGTACATTCCAACCTACGGCCACCGATGGGAAGTAACCCCATTTCTCATTTTTACCAAACTTAGAAGAACCATCCGCTCTAATTGTACCAGTAATTAAGTATTTGTCATCATAAACATAGTTTAAACGACCAATACCTGATAATAATAAACTAGAAGAGAGTGAATTGACAATGTCTTTATTTTCAGCTGAATTTAAGTCTTGATTCACAAGGTTATCGTTTACGAAACCTTTACCTGTTAGCTGACTTGTCCTTACAGTATATTTCTGAGCACTCCATCCAGCCATTGCACTAATTCTGTGTTTTTGGTTGATGGTTTTACTATAATTAAGGTATGTCTCACTTAATAAGTCCAAGTCGTTATAATTCGAGATATAACCGTAACCAACTGATTCTGCCCCTTGCCATGTTTTTCCAATTGGCTCATAATGATCTGTAATACCATTACCTGACTTGATGTTCATGGTTGTTTTCAATTCCAAATCGTTCATGATCTTTAAACTCAAGTACATATTTGAAATGAAATCGTGTCCTTTATTATTGTTAACCACCTCATTTGCCCATACCATTGGGTGGTAGAAATCTTGTCCACCAATAAAGAAGTATGATCCATTTTCGTCGTAAACTGGAAATACTGGCGAACGATTAACACCACCTGCATTGACAGAATTTTGATCGGTATGATTGTAAATTACATTTACTCCTGCCATTAAGTTTCTAAAAATCTTCTGATCCAAAGAAACACGCATGTTATATCTTTTGTAATCGTCACCTATATTAATCCCCTCTTGACCTAAGTATCCTAAAGAGAAATAATACTTTGTATTTTCGCTACCACCACTTGCTGATAAGTTATGGTCTTGTGCCAATGCATTTCTATAAACTACACCCGGCCAATCTGTAGATGTTCCCCAAGCTCCACTAGTTATTTCTTTAACAGACGGATAATAAGTCCCTTGGAAAGTTTCCCCTACATAAAATGGCTGTAAACCTGCATTGACCCTACCTTCGTTATGAATAGTTGCATATTGAGCTGGATCTTTGATAACATTAAATTCGTTAGGTGGTGTCGCCAAAGAAACTCTTGAGTTAAAATCGATCTTCATTTGTCCACCACTACCTTTTTTAGTAGTAATCATTATTACCCCGTTTGCTCCTCTCGATCCGTAAATAGCGGACGCAGAAGCATCTTTTAATACTTCAATCGATTTGATATCGTTCGGGTTAATTTGTTTTAGATTACCTGCATTACCAATAGGAAATCCATCAACTACTAATAATGGACTACTATCTCCTAAAAGAGAGCTTACCCCTCTCAATTTTACAGAAACATCGCTACCAGGTTGTCCAGAAGAATTGGTTATTTGTAAACCGGCTGCTTGTCCTTGTAATAATTGTTCTACCGATGTAGCGGGTCTTTGAGGTATATCATCCATCTTAACAGTGTTAACAGCCCCTGTCAAATCACTTTTTTTCATGGTTCCATAACCAACTACCACTACCTCATCTAACTGTTCTGCATCTTCAGATAGGTTAACATCAATAGTAGTTTGTGTTCCTATCTCAATTTCCTGAGATAAAAATCCGATGTAAGAGAAAACTAATGTGATCGCATCTTCAGGAACAGTCAAATTAAACTTTCCTTGAAAATCGGTTAAAGTACCGATAGCTGTACCTTTAATTAAAACGTTCGCCCCAATTAATGGCTCATTCCCTGTACTCACCGTTCCTTTTATTACTCTATCTTGTGCAAATGAAGTAAGAGAATAAAAAGTCAGAATGATAGACAGAACCACTTTTAGTTTTTGTCTTGAATAGAGTATGCCTTTCATTTCATTAATTAGTAAATAAAGTGTTCTAATAAAAAAATTCTGTTGTTGTCGTCAATACAAAAGCAATAATAGTTGAGAATACACTTTTCGAAAAGCCACATTCATAAAAGTACAATCATTGAATAATAATGTATCATGATTTATAGAAGTCAAAAAAATAGAATTATTGCATTTGAAGTCACTACCCAGTCATCACAGGCAACTTAAAAACCTTATTTAAAGCCACTTAAAGCCTGCTTTATTTATTAACTAATGTAAATAGTCAGAAGTTTAATCATTTTCATTTAGCTGACTGAAATTATATATAATACATTTCTGCCTATGTATTATACTTTTTTGAAGTAAATTATAACTTTAATTATTTGATAAAGATATTGCATCAACTTAAAGAATTACAACTATATGACAATAACATTGTAGGTCTTTATTTTTGAGATGAATTTTTTATCAAAAGATAACTTTATAGAACTAAATGAAACTATTAACTAAGGTATTTCTTTCTGGAATTATAACAACCACTTTTTTATCTTGTCAGGAAGAAAAACAACATCAATACTTCGCTAAAATTGAAGCCGACAAATACATTAGTAAAAATTTTATTGGTAATGGTATTCAGTGGGCGGCTTATCCGCATGCAGATGGACCGAACTCCGAATGGGGTGACTTAATTACACCTGCAAAATGGGATACAATTTATGAAAGATTAGATTATATGCAGCCTCAAACCATGAGGGTGTTAGACCAAGCCAATTGGAGATATTATAAAGGAAGAGATCAAAAAGGACAACCTATTTTTGATATTGATAACCCAGAAATGAAAACTTTGTACAAGGTCTTGGATTACTGTCAGACTCGAAACGTAGATGTTGTTTTTGGTGAATGGGGAACACCTTTTCATGTGCATGACTTACATATTAAGAATGCCAAAGAAAATCGTTTCGAAAACGCATACGATCCACAATGGATCAGTTTGATTGGGCAATATGTAGAACATCTTATTGTTGAGAAAGGATATACTTGTATCAAATTCTATAACCATATTAACGAACCTAACGGCGATTGGGCATCCACTAATGGTGATTATGAAGAATGGAAAAAAGGGGTGATTGATCTTCAAAAAGAATTTGAGAAGAGAGGGTTGGATAAATACCTAAGTATTACTGGCCCTGGAACGGTACCTCAGTATACAAAAAAAGGGTTTGATTATACCGGAGAAGAATGGGTAACAAAAACCATTGCTGATATTGATACCATCGTAGGTGCATACGAAATTCATACTTACTTGGGAACTGATAATACAAGAAACGGTAAAGCAGCTGAATCGATGCACATGCTCATGGATATGCCTGAAGTAAACAAAACAGGAAAACGCTTCTTTGTCGGAGAGATTGGAATTAAAGATGAATGGGACTCTAAGTACCAAGAATTAAATGTGGAAGCTGCAAAAAAAGATGGTTATGCTTCTATTTACGATTCTCAGATGGCCGTTTATACCTATCAGTATGGAGTGGATATGGCTGATGCTGTGATACAGTTAATGAATGCCGGTGCACAAGGAATGATCGCTTGGGATCTTGATGATGCTATGCATACAAAAGATGATTTAGGTAAAGTAGACCAACTAAAAAGATGGGGATGTTGGAACATCTTAGGAACAGAATTAATTGATCGTCCTGAAGATGAAAATATTCGCCCATGGTTCTACCCTTGGTCGTGGTTATGTAAATATTTCCCTAAAGGAACCGACATTCATACAATGGATACTCAACTTCCTGAAGGTATCAGAATGACTGCTGGAAAAATTAATGATGATTATAGCATTTTGATGGTAAACAATTCAGATACACTTCAAAATATAGCAGTGTCAGCTCCTATTCAAAAATCAGTTAAGCTTAAGCAGTTACAATATACCGCTGATGATTATAAACTAAATACAGAAATGGGAAGACCTGCGCTAAATAACACAGATCTTGATCTTAGAAAAGGTGGTGTAGTTCCTCTACCAGCTCGATCGGTAACTATTCTAAGCAGTTTATAATCTAAAAGTGAAAAAAGACATGAAGAAATTACTCACGGTTTGCATCACTTTATTATTAACGATGCAGAGCATTGCTCAAGATCAGTTTGTAAAGGTGGCCGATGGTAAATTGGTCATCAATAATCAACCTTATCATTATATCGGCACCAACTTTTGGTATGGAATGAACTTGGGTGCATTCGATCAGCCTCGATTGATTAGAGAATTGGATCGATTGAAAAAAATTGGGGTAAAAAACCTACGCATAATGGCTTTATCTGAAGGGGATAAAGATACGCCTTGGTGTATGCAACCTGCCTTACAAACTGCTCCAGGAGAATTTAACGAAGACTTGTTGAATGGTTTGGATTTTCTTTTGGTGGAGATGCAGAAAAGAGACATGAAAGCAGTAGTATGTTTGAACAACTTCTGGCCATGGTCAGGAGGTTTCTCACAATATATTAAATGGACAAAAGGTGGGACTATTCCTTTTCCCCCACCCGCTGAGAATGGCGATTGGCATACTTACGGAAAATATGCAAGTCAGTTTTATGAGAACAAAGAAGCACAGGCACTTTACAAAAAAGCCATAGAAAAAATAATTACTCGAAGAAACTCCATTACTAAAGCAAGTTATACCGATGACCCAACAATAATGGCTTGGCAACTGGCCAATGAACCAGAAAATATCTTAAGGGGAAATCAGTTAGTCGAGTGGATTAATACCACTGCGGCATACATCAAATCGTTGGATGATAAACACTTGGTCACGACCGGATCTGAGGGCTATACTCCTAGTGAAAATTCAGGAACTGATTTCGAGAAAGATCACCTTTCGGAAAACATCGATTATATGACTTTCCATATTTGGGTACAAAACTGGGGATGGTACGATCCTAACAATGTGGAGGGAACATTTGATAATGCTGTGGTAAAAGCAAAGAAGTATATTCAACAACATATAGAAATAGGGAATAAAATGAATAAGCCCATTGTGTTGGAAGAGTTTGGTATTTCTAGAGATAAAAATGATCATAGCGACCAGAGTAGTGTGAGTGTTAGAGATAAATACTACAGTATTCTTTTCGAAGAACTCGCTCAAGCTATTGAGAAAGGTGATAACACATTTGTGGGTTGTAACTTCTGGGCTTGGGGTGGTGAGGGCCGACCAAGTACACCTCATTCTATCTGGAAAACTGGTGATGACTTAATCGGGGATCCTCCTCACGAATATCAGGGTTGGTATT includes the following:
- a CDS encoding glycoside hydrolase 5 family protein, which translates into the protein MKKLLTVCITLLLTMQSIAQDQFVKVADGKLVINNQPYHYIGTNFWYGMNLGAFDQPRLIRELDRLKKIGVKNLRIMALSEGDKDTPWCMQPALQTAPGEFNEDLLNGLDFLLVEMQKRDMKAVVCLNNFWPWSGGFSQYIKWTKGGTIPFPPPAENGDWHTYGKYASQFYENKEAQALYKKAIEKIITRRNSITKASYTDDPTIMAWQLANEPENILRGNQLVEWINTTAAYIKSLDDKHLVTTGSEGYTPSENSGTDFEKDHLSENIDYMTFHIWVQNWGWYDPNNVEGTFDNAVVKAKKYIQQHIEIGNKMNKPIVLEEFGISRDKNDHSDQSSVSVRDKYYSILFEELAQAIEKGDNTFVGCNFWAWGGEGRPSTPHSIWKTGDDLIGDPPHEYQGWYSVYETDKSTLKIIKKYNKKVQK
- a CDS encoding SusC/RagA family TonB-linked outer membrane protein; the protein is MKGILYSRQKLKVVLSIILTFYSLTSFAQDRVIKGTVSTGNEPLIGANVLIKGTAIGTLTDFQGKFNLTVPEDAITLVFSYIGFLSQEIEIGTQTTIDVNLSEDAEQLDEVVVVGYGTMKKSDLTGAVNTVKMDDIPQRPATSVEQLLQGQAAGLQITNSSGQPGSDVSVKLRGVSSLLGDSSPLLVVDGFPIGNAGNLKQINPNDIKSIEVLKDASASAIYGSRGANGVIMITTKKGSGGQMKIDFNSRVSLATPPNEFNVIKDPAQYATIHNEGRVNAGLQPFYVGETFQGTYYPSVKEITSGAWGTSTDWPGVVYRNALAQDHNLSASGGSENTKYYFSLGYLGQEGINIGDDYKRYNMRVSLDQKIFRNLMAGVNVIYNHTDQNSVNAGGVNRSPVFPVYDENGSYFFIGGQDFYHPMVWANEVVNNNKGHDFISNMYLSLKIMNDLELKTTMNIKSGNGITDHYEPIGKTWQGAESVGYGYISNYNDLDLLSETYLNYSKTINQKHRISAMAGWSAQKYTVRTSQLTGKGFVNDNLVNQDLNSAENKDIVNSLSSSLLLSGIGRLNYVYDDKYLITGTIRADGSSKFGKNEKWGYFPSVAVGWNVQNEEFLKNSDVVSQLKVRASWGQAGNQGLPAYRIDERYGTGRYPNPTADGTFTTGFGPGVYSYSPDGIYKIWEGMANQDLKWETTTTANLGIDIGLFKSKVMLTAEVYHKYTTDLLRREQIAPSSGYDMMWVNDGEIKNTGVELSLDYAVIESKDWDWSVRGMISKNRNEVVDIGNTDGFDWYGGTVEKFRTPITVLMPGQPLGAFYGYKTDGIIQTYEEGLEAGLTGSRARPGEIKYVDLNGDGVVDANDRTIIGDPNPTFIYSFSTKLRYKKLDFSILFTGVQGNQVYNNTRFDGAAMLSRWTPDNPTNDYPSLNEARAYEASDYWIQDGSYLRISNINLGYNFSSNNIKWLDRLRVYTSIDNPVVFSDFQYGYDPEVGGDGIHWGNYPMPTTYSLGLNVTFN